The following is a genomic window from Lycorma delicatula isolate Av1 chromosome 6, ASM4794821v1, whole genome shotgun sequence.
tggaacGTGGTAGCAGTATGTAGACGGGCactgtcgtgcaacaacacaacatctTTCGAcagcaggcttcagcttggcagtaagcatctcactgtaacgcgcactgtttattgtcatgccctTTTCCTTATAATGTTCcaatactgggccttgtgagtccctaaaaaccgtaagcatcagttttcctgcagatAGTTaagtcttgaactttttttgcagggcaaatttggatgtttccattccatactctgctgtttactctccggctcgtaatgatggatccatgtttcgttaCCAGTGATaattctgtctaagatgtcccCGTTCATTACCAtagtgatccaaatgtttttggcagatgtccaagcgcatttgtttatgcaactgtgtgagttgttttgggacccatcttgcacagactttatgaaacccaagtctatTGTGAATGATTTCATAGACAGaactgtgactaatttgcagacaatgTGCCATTTCAttgatagttactcgtctgtctaagaaaaccatgtcacatgcacactcaattttttcctcatttgtggcagtaaacgGTCATCCAGCTCCTTCATCATGCATAACACTTGtgcaaccattttttaatttttcaatccatttgtagacactttgttgtggcaacacactgttctcatactgtaccaaaagtctccgatgaattttggcccctgatacaccttccgaccacaaaaaacggatcactgaacattgctcttctttggtgcaaacagaaagcaaagcagccatggttaacggcagggcagcaataatgaaactaacctagcatcatcaaacctgcacagacataacagcaattaaaccacgcatgcgtcatctacgcaacacgacagtactaccaacaaaaatataactaaattgcggataataattgacttacccttgtattgTAGCAGATCACAAGAACATGGTTCACAGCCACAGGTGGCTAGCTACAtgacaatattatgaaaaatgcacttttattttgatgttaacattgataagaagcaaaacttatctttttccTGGGCTAGaaacttttttcatcaattaGATATTTAGCGACTTATTTTGTCATCTTTTACCTACATTATGTTTagacagcagcagcagcagtgtGCTTCATCACATACTAAGAAATATGACAGTAATGAatgcttaataataaaataaggccagacaaataaaataagttaaagcAAATTGTATGTAAAAGACAGTTATTTATTTCTCCTAAAAAGCAGTCCTGAGACAGCACTTAGCACCAGTGCAGTCCTGTTAGATGACTGAAATCCTCACCAGATGTTTGAAGGTCCACTTCACAATCAGAACACTGGTGTATTGTATACTATTTCTGGTAATAGTGAGGGTAATATTTTTTGACATATGATCAATACAGAAGTAAGTGTATTGTtcaatttttgaagattttaagcTTAGCTAACAGATTGTAAGAAATagtatggcttcttccaacaaAACAGACAATGTGTCACGTCAAACAATTCACCAGCTATTAAACTATagagtttgtaaataaaatcccCACATTATCAATGAACTAGgcaaacattcaacaagaaatcagaGGCACTGACCACAACATTTTACAACAGATAACTCAATATAATCACTCGAGTACAAAAGTGCATAGCTGTGCAGAGTACtcactttgaatattttttgtaaaaatatggtaaatatgcaACCTTTTGTTAATGTATATTCAGAatctaatttatgttttcattttcttatttcattcaaaaaatattacatgtcgCAATTGTGTTTATTCTGTAGCagttcggttttaagttgctcaatgcgtatacattatttttcaggaaaaataaaataatacatcatcTGAATAAAAAGATCAATAAAAGCATatcatcatgaaaaaaaatatttaaccaccTTTAATACTACTATAATTATTTGATAAGGCCAGTCTCAAAGTTTGTTCAGTACTTCTATCCAGTAATAGGCACAACTTAATTCTTATAGCTTTATGAATAATACCCATGAGAAGGCCAGTCTATTGAGAAATTTTCCTGAGTGAATTTTATGgagattataacaaaaattaatgaatgtttaGTAAAGAAGTCATCAAGTAAAACTGGCGCACAACCACTACAATACAGTAAATTTCAGAATCTGTGCCATGAAAAAGTGTCATTAAACAGAAATAGTAGATTTATTTGATACTATGAAGAATTGGTgcttcaagaaaattagttcaaaaatCACTCTGCCATTCTAAACGTAACTGAGTCATTAGATAACAATGCACAATAAATATCTGCTGCACTTGTGAATAAGACACACTTTacttgttctaaaaaaaaaattcagatgacATATCTTGTCATAGGCAACTTAGTTGGTATAGTGTTAGCATTTTAGTTTTTAGATCAATTGAATCATTAAATCCATCTCATGtttctcattaaaatacatgtgtagtagtaataaaaattaaacatttaatagatattagtgttaaataaattacaatcaattttttttatacttttattactgaaattaaaatacttaaggAATTAATGCCATTCATATagtaatcattcatttatttttacttatatttttgtcATAATAAATGTGATATATAGTGTCTGATTAATGAACAgttgtacaataattataataataataataagtctgTCATAagcaattaatatacaataaatttttaattgaaatatacttCTTGGAAATTTTATACTGATATACTCATTTCTATTTcagtaaatgaatatttaatatagtaattttatgcactatttttaatatttcattaaaataatcacGATTAAACATgctcaaaatattacttttattaatattaaatgtaagtactttttaaaataaaagaaactatttttaattaagagattttagatagttatttttttgtatcagattttttaactcaAATACAATTAAGAAACTGATAACTTTCTAGATTCATGAAAATCTGCTTCCTGAAGTATTTTTGTTTGCTATTGTGTAACCCCAGCCATAAATATTAAGCATTCCAAACAAATTTCCATTAATACAAAAAgtaagtagtttttaaatttatttattgcagaattttatattttactatgtaATCAACCAACCAgatatatgcatatattattaCAGCAAATtgtttaagtatataataatatagtttcAAAACGCATAAATACAATATCATACAGAGTGAATCAAAAGTATGGAAATCCTTCAACAACTTTAAACAacttttaacaactttaaaatcatTCCAGATAGAATTCTGTAACTTTCAATATAAGGTATTGATCAACcactttaccttttgacaaaaaataaaaacttcaacctcttcttgggggggggggggtggcccCAGggttataactgaaatattttaaatggaaacacCTGTTacgtgatacatcattttaaaggtctctttatgataagaaaatggtataaataaaaagctggtacaatgtctgtacccaaaatggtaGTGGGACCGGCAGCCTCTGTGGCATGAGtggtggcgtctcggcctttcatccagaggtcccgggttcaaatcctggtcaagcatgacatttttcacatgctacaaaacattcatcaacattctgaagcaattcctaactgtggtcccagaagttaaaaataaatggtggtgggataaatttttgatattgaaAATTACTAAGTTTAGTAagctcaaataataaaattaaataaaaagaaattaaactaaattatacataaatttaattaaaatttattttaaaggttaaattaacatttttaaaaactaaaatatttttatttatcaacacaaaaaattgtttttgttccatttaatgagtaaataaataaaaatattgtcatctaATCATGCTGATCATTGATGGTCTCTTAccattgttgcaaaaatgaagccTACTTCATCGTGTAATATTCCATTTGGAGCATTTCATTACTATACTGTTAGTtgcttatgagaatttattgtgatcggttAGCCAATTGATTTTGTCTAGCTTTACCACATGTGTaagccacttttgttatttatttttttatctttttggtaACTGTCTTttacctaattaattttttctgtgctactTGCTAACATTGCTATCAACATATCATATAATGAACAGGAGAGGGTCACGTTTTTAATAATGAGGGGCTTTGGTATGAGTTAGGTCATACAGgaagtttgtgaattgttcaatgcaacatttaataattgtaacactatttcaaaaggtacagtgtATGATGATGTTTAACTACTCAATGATTTGAAGAAACAAGGAGTATTAattacactggggaacaaaaaaattttttttttgtctcaggaagaaaaatatgcgattctgatagtattttttctcctgaattcaaatatatcGGTTTTCCCCATCAcacaaggtttccgagagacaggcatttataatttcaaacattttaatactttctgcattcttaaccaaacatttgactcacctagaaagtaagagaTAATTATTTTCTGCTAAATTTCACCTATGGATCATTCTTAACcaaacaatattcaaacatttgactcacctagaaagtaagagaTAATTATTTTCTGCTAAATTTCACCTATGGATCATTCTTAACcaaacaatattcaaacatttgactcacctagaaagtaagagaTGATTATTTTCTGCTAAATTTCACCTATGGATCATCCCTCCTAATGATCCAACAATAAtcagccagcatattaggattccatttgccttgatatgTCTTTTTCATAgatgaaatctcctgatgaaagtgttccccgtgcttATCGCTCATTGCAACAAGATTTTCCAGGAAGAGATCTAGGTGTGAGTATATGAAGTATACTTTTAAAGACGTATTgcaacccaattttttttaagatattatgaGATCGTTGAGAATATCATGGTAATTTTTCACCTttcgattttgcaaaaaaactctgagtaacattatTGAATGCCTGCAAAGCTGCTTTCTCCACTGGATTcagtagttcctcaaactttccatcatgcattagtgatcgtatttgtggacccacaaatattccttctttaatttctgcatcactaatttttctgttcaggaatgactTATTCGCATTCAGGCcactcttttttaatgaaatggttttttctgtccacACAAAAAACAGTACTTTGTGAACCAAGCTGCAGAACAAGAATCattacaaatattccattcatacgcTGCATATTGaaacttttccaatataaatttaaagttttcatatgtttctttcacacTAGCGAAGTGAACCTCAGGTACTGATGGggatttattgccattatgcagcatagcttttaaactaactttgaGACCACATTTTTTTAGATGGCAATGTGGATTGGGCACAGTGGAAGATGCACTGGCCAAGGGGGTCAAATAGAATAGCCAGTGAGATCACCCAACTTGTCAACAatgattactttctatggggccacttaaaaagtattgtttaacaTAATAAGCCCCAATATATCAATGATTTACAAAAGAGAATTCAAGAATCAGCACAAAGTATCACTAggaaatcattgaataatgccAATACAACCAACTGACACACTGTCAAAATCATCCTTTATGCCAGTACGACTGACTGGCACACTGTCAAACAACTTGAGGACATttctaatgtttattaaaatgaaatgtaagtaaataagcaaacgttataattaattaatcttttttttaaaataaattattcaataacatccatttaatcaaatttttataactttatttatttgcaataacaattccttaaatatcaatgtaatctttttaaaaatcaaaaatttatactgCCACCAATTTAAGAACAGACATCGCACCAACTTTTTAtataccatttttcttttattagagaCAATTAAAATGAGTATCATACAAagagtgttaccatttaaaatatttaagttacaacCCCTAGGCCTCCACCCCAAGAAGGGGTTGACAAAAGATAAAGTAGTTGactgataccttatcctgaaagttacaatattctatgtggaatggttttaaagttgttgaggggtttccattcTTTTGACTCACCCTGTAAATTGTAATGCTATATGCAAATATTCAAATGTTTCAGAagcttttcaatttattttcaaacagaaatatataaatgaaactacaattaacagaattttgctattttattgaaaataataatattataaagtcaTCTTAATGTAGTTTTAGACAATAATTATCTTCAATAACTGTTATAGCagaatttttaaatgcagttatGATACAGTGGGATAATTGTAATAAGGTATTAAGAGTATAATGATAGATTTATCCAAAGCTTTTTACTGTATAAATCATTTTGtgcaattaaacaaattatttaatcatagCATTTATGGATTACCCATTAAATTAATTGTCAACagtgtaataaaatgataaagaaatttgataatttcattaataagtatAAATCCGAATGACGTCTAATGAATAAAGGAGTTCTTCAAGATCTATTCttgttctttaataaatattctttatattaataatatgtcaACAGTAGAAAGTATGAAAATGGTTATCTGTGCAGATGATACATCCTTAAATTAGTGGAAGTGCACTTCCTGATCACAGAAGTCAACTAATCTCCTTTTAATTAGATGAgattagaaataaagaaatgcGCACGCACTATTATTGCTAACCTCTAACGAACGCTTTAAAGCAGTTTTATTCAAATTGTGTTCCACGAACCCTGGTGTTccataaacatacataaaatattcatcaaaattaagTATTCTGAACTGACTGAACGAGTCCATGGCCATGCAATGGGTGCTACATTGATTCGTCACTAGTATTGCGAGTGGGATTGTGGTGGAGCGGAACACTGCTCGAGTGTCAAATTATCGTCGATGTGCATGTTCACTCGACAACTCACACATGAATGCGTGTATTTGTGCCAGCCGCAAATAGTGAACATTTCAACCTGCTTACCATAATTAACCTTTTAACTGCTACTCGCacatatgcacatatatatattcagCAGTAGTAGTGCCTAACTCGCTATAGACACATATATTTGTTTGTTGGTAATGGTGCCTGTCTTGCTATGCACACATTTGTGTTTACAGCCTTTTCATTATAAATACGCatgttttcagtttatatttttgctGTACTGTAAcctattgtatattttataaatctgtgaTAATTTTTCTATCCCATAGAAAAAGTACTGAGACTGGTGAGTACAGTGGCCTTTATCAGTATCTTGCATATACCTACCACTATTCATTCGTAGCCAGCAATTAAAAGGTTAAAGTGTATGCaaattgtacttttataatttatactgcaagtttgtgttaattattttttctgtaacatatacttattttaaaagtgttCGAGGTAAGTCTTTTGTAATTCTaatgttttaatcataaaatttatataattttaataaacctattacagataaatttctgattaaaaactatacaattaaaaagaaataacaaaagtgCTTCTAATTTATCTTCTGAAACCAAATAACATTTACCTCATACGAAGAAATGTAAATTATCAGAAAACAGTACGAAAAAGCAGAAATATGATGGAAATTATTTAGCATTTAGGTTTACTTGGACAGGAAATAAAGATTAACTGAATGGATTAAGTGCTGAATGCGAAAAAGTTGTTAGTAACAGTAATATAAATCCACCCAAACTAGAAAGACATTTAGAATCGAATCATCCACATCTACGTAATAAAACGATTGAATACTTTCAGCGTAAACATGAAGatctaataagaaaaaagaacgCTTTTCTAAATATACGTTTTCCGATAACGAAGCATCTCTTGAGGTTTCTTTTCGAATTAGTTATCGAATCGCTAGGGAGAGCGAGGCACATATTattgctgaaaaattaataaaactttgtctTACACATGTAATTTCTTGCAAACTtggagataattttattaaagacatTGGTAGCTTACCACTTTCTGATACTACAGTAGCAAGGCGAATAAAAGAAATGGCGCAATACTGTGAACATGAACTTTTGTGTCATTTAAAACCTTCGCATCGTTTTACATTGCAATTAGATGGATCTACACATGTTGCTGGCTTAGctattttgatttattgattCGTTACGTTTTTAATTCTTCAATCCGAGAAGATATGCGTTTTTGTAAAGCACTTGTAGAAACAACTAGtggagaagaaatttttaaacttattaattcaTACGTGCAAGAACATGAACTAAACTGGGATGTATGTTCACATATTTGTACTGATGGTGCAAAATCTTTATTAGGCCGAGAAAAAGGAGCTACATCACGAATTATTGCAATAGCTCCAATTATTGAACATTCTCATTGTTGTCTTCATCGTCATCAGTTAGCTgcaaaaagaatacaaaaaacattaaagaacatTTTGGATGAAGCAGTAcagacaattaattttataaaaaaagaattaaattaaagattatttagtttattatgagAAGAACTATCTAACACATATAAAACGTTGTTACATGCAGAATTGCGGTGGTTCtgtgtttagatatttttatttttaaacattaattcttttaattaaatttaattagcatGTTTAAACTTTcattagtattaatatattattatgtaccatatatgagtatattgtgatatttaaatttcttgCTAAGAAACTTTATTcgtaatttataatgataattttccaGCAGTCAGCTTGCTGGAAATGATGAAATTAAacattctaaaagaaaattttaggaaTAGAttgaaacaaatttactttaaaattcattaatcaaataaaaatatttataagagtcAATTACttccatcattttttattaatatttgtagttAGTCCAATTCATGATCAAAGGGAACTTTGATACtaaacacttaaaaaacaaaatcaaatgatATATGTGAaggtaaaattaacagaaataatatgtaaaagaagaaaacatgTTTGACTATCTAGAAAGTTactgaaagaataaaaagtaatataaactgCTCAaacattaagtgtttttttttcactttccttTGTTGTTGATCAAGATCAAATTTGTTAGaccattttaaaaaacataatgtgtAAAAtgctattcatttttaaatataaaagaatgtgCTTCTGGAAGATCTGGAATTGGTATTTTAAATACCATGACAAAGGAGCTACATAATAgctaaaaaaagttcatttagaATCACATATTTACTCGTGTGGactttttataatcttctttacaatatattaaacaattctcATTTTTACAACCTTTTCTAACAACTTTAATGGCCACACATACACACTAATAGACAATATTTTACACAGAgtacagaataaagaaaaaataaaacacatagcAACAGTACATAGTTACAaagtataataacaaaatgtaacacCTATTCTCATTTCTAAAAAACTAGTAACATTTTCAAGAGCAAAgttacaatacaaatttatattaaaaatttaaaacaaaataccatATGACAAATTCACAAAGCACGctgtaaaacataataaactaGACATGTGTTTGGATGAGCATTCACTCACAGATACAAAGAAAACAGTCATATACACTTTACACCTGCactttacagaattaatttttacctcATTTAATAGGTACATCAGGTACCTATTTAAGAAACATATAGTATATAAACTATAAACAcagtacataaataattacatctgatcagaatgaaatttacaaacaccataactttaacaaaaacaaaacaatgtttttaaatgaataaccCTGAATGTACATCAAATAAACTATTTGACCACCAAATCCTATACCAAGTTCCTCTCCAAAACATGCACCAGTAATTATTGACCCGTCTAGAGCATATTGATAACAAAGGATTTGGGCAgtagtttcaaaaatatattttattaattattgttttattaatatatttccatGTATTTAGAAAGtagatcaaatttttataaagtttttaaaagttaaaaccaCATACTTTCATAATGATCAACAGTTAAGCTTGGTAGTAAATTTTTGCATCAAAAGCTTCTAAATCCTTAAACATTTCTGCATTAAACCTTCTACTTAATATGAGATATTTTAgaataactttatattatttggtaattagatttaaaatctctttaattaaaatgttatttaatttttccaggtTAATTGTTTCACAGCAAAGCAAAGATCacaaacaggaaataaaaactCTCCAGTTGATTGTTCAAATGGAggattttttcaaaaaccaaatcCAGAAAGTTGtacatcattttataaatgtGATAATGGAAATCCAGTATTATTTCAATGCCCAGATAGTTTAGAATATAGTCCTACGAAGAATGTATGTACATGGAAAAGAGAATCAGGATGTAAAATAAATCCAGGAAAAAATGATAATTCATCAGAACCAAATCAAAATCAATCAAAACCTAGACCGACTAATGaccaaaattctttaaataaacctAATTCAAATAACAGTTCTAATCCAAGCGCTTCTCAAGatggaaaagaaaataatgatgactATTACCCTGACATGatgtttctaaattaatatttttgattcacTTACACAAGAAGTGGCagcagttttaataataaagaaaccttagtagaccaataatttttttttttattgttatatacatattaaacttTCACAAACAATTTTGGATAGCTCCCTTCAACTTCATAAAAATCAATCCATATTACAGTAGGCTGTAATGAGTTAGTGGTAATTTTATGACAGTACAACAGAGCTTAATAGTACTTTTGcctaactaatattattataaagtacagCTGCTTTACTTCTAAACTATAAACTATTTATGTAGAGTTTATGTTTATAAAGTGATtaataatttgctaaattttcCAGTtggttaatgtttttttcttactggatttaaattaaatttgaaaacataaaaaaaaaattttttttaataataaaatctatttcttataaCATATACACCACATGCatacaaagtacagaattatttAGTATGGAAAACTATACTTCATAAACGTTTTCAATGCAGAATGTTGTTGACACAACTTAAAGATCAAACTGCTTGGGaagcattcaaataaataaaaattgtttattaatttataatttttttctttcttttaaattaattttatttacttataattattttgctGACTATAGAATTactttaagatataataaaattaataaatttctatttataagtacaacagtataattattatacaatgaaaaaaaacaaataactacttTATGAAAGATCATTAAATTTAAGTGACTGTTATGACagaattacaataacaaaaagcaaataaataaaatagcattgTTCATCACTGACTAACacaataaaatcagttaataatatAGTGATAAATTCTAGTCtcaataactaatttaaatgGGTTTAACAATTGTGCTTTAGtattttatgtgtattatataGTTCACTttcaattgtaataataaaactgtcaACAGACAAGTAATATACGTGCttaattgaattaagtaaaagaTGAGACACAGGTTATTATGAAAAGTGTTCATAGCaagaaaaggataatttttttatattacatttttaaaagaatcatttattaaaatttaaaattgtaaaaaaataagcagAAAAAGTAGGTTTTCTAGTGCTATTCAACTCATCTTTACTAGCCagttacatatttattacttctaacaaacaaaatgtatattatcTGGATCAATTATGTCTAGATATATCTTGAAATAAAACTATAGATAAGATTCATTATTAATGTACATTAACGTAAATATAGTTCAATATTTTTGTCAATTCATaatgttattcttatttaaattcaagtatagtaaaaatccattaaataattttgacagTCGACTATCAGTTACTCTGAATAAATCAAACCAGTTCcatgtaatttttaacaacagttttatggaaaaaataatcaaaaaagaacTAACTACCTTATAAATTCTTTACACCCAATTTAGTTATCAGAAAGCAGTAATTCATTagtagaattttcattattaaaattatcaaattcatTATCAGAATTGATAATGTATGttctaaaaatcattaattattttgctgtaaaaattcttttaatgttgTTTGAAGTGGATTTATCTAAAGGGGGAAAAAACAATtgactgattaaataaaaatttatttgaataatccaataaagaaataaatgagattaaaaattgAACACTGCAAATGAAAAACAAGACATTAAAAGTAATATCTAATTAATATAGTTTACTCTGATATGGTTCAGATGGtagattaacatttttctattggatattaaatgttttaattccagttccaagaatttcagaaTGACATTTTACCCATGGAGTAGAAATCAGGGCAAAAGTTTTTGCAAGCTATAACTTGAAAATGAAGAGTTTCTGgatccatgtttatatgaacttttgtctttattttcatttgtagaacaTGAAATGAAACTCTTTCAATTCAATTCTTTCTTCTtaagacattttatatataaatttatgttcatATCATAAAGTTCCTAatgaaatagcaaaataatttttgaggcTAGTAGCACCTAGAAAAATCCTGATGGGCTTTCATTACTAGAATA
Proteins encoded in this region:
- the LOC142326039 gene encoding uncharacterized protein LOC142326039, coding for MLKILLLLILNVNCFTAKQRSQTGNKNSPVDCSNGGFFQKPNPESCTSFYKCDNGNPVLFQCPDSLEYSPTKNVCTWKRESGCKINPGKNDNSSEPNQNQSKPRPTNDQNSLNKPNSNNSSNPSASQDGKENNDDYYPDMMFLN